The window TCTCTAAAGCCTTTGCTGTGCTATTTGGATTAGCATGTGCCGCCCTGGGGTTGGCCTGTGACTTGGGCATTGGTTTATATCATTGTTCAGTTTTCAGAACCTTGTTGCTCTTCTTCACATTTGTTTCCTGCTTGTGTAGTTCAGAGGTGAGCCTCTGAGGTGAAAAGGGAAAATTAGTAATGTCCCTACCCTCTTACTCTCTAATACATAGGAGTTTCTTTTCCTGGTCCTTTGGAAATAGGAGGCTTCTGCTAGAGTATCTGCTGTTGGTGCTTGTGGCACAGTTACATGGTTTGGCTTATTCTTGGAtcaggagacaaaggagggaaaagaaatatgaaattcaCCCCTCCCCTCATTATAAGTCATTATTCAAGTTCTAACTTAAATCCCtggtctgcttttttttttttttcagtttacttttcaAAGTTCACAGGCTCTTGTTTCTTATATgctatttaagatttttatctgTCATCAGTGGGAGAGGCTGCGTATCATTACTTTACTTCATCTTGGCCAGCAACAAAGAACTAGTGTCAGTCTCTTCATTATTTTCGGTACTTTATTCTTCTATATAAATTGTAAAATCTTTTTAGCTTTCATGAAAAGTTACGTTGAGATTTTGGTTGGAATTGCCTTCAATCTATAAATCATTTTGGGGAGAAATTCCATCCTTACAGTATTGAGTATTTATACTCATAAACATGAGATGTTTCTGCATATTTAAGGTCTTGGTTTAACGTTTACGTTTATTTCTTGATGCCATatagtttttgttgctgttgtgaGTGCcatctttctattttaaaatatactttttggggcacctgcgtggctcagtcatttgagcagctgactcttgattttggctcagctcatgatctcatggtttatgggtttgagccttgcgttgggctccacactaacttgcttgagactctctctccctctgccccctccccactcatgctttctctctctctaaaataaaacaaaacaaataaaatatattttctgtttattattgcTTTATAGAAATCCAgggtttttagttattttccaatgtttatttttaagataaacttttttttttttttttaagtaagctctatgcccaacataggggctcagactcacaacccagagatcaagattACATGCtttactggctgagccagccaggtacccctaagaTAAACTTTCATTAAAGTATCccaagtcaggggcgcctgggtggcccagtcggtaggtgtccgactttagctcaggtcgtgatctcacagtttgtgaatttgagccccgcatcaggctctgtgctgacagagcctgaagcctgctttggattctgtgtctccctctctctctgcttctcccccacttgtgctctctctctctcaaaaataaataaacatttaaaaaaaatttttaaaaagtatctcaaGTATGTCCAAATCGTAATTATAGTTATCACATAGTTATAACTTATCACAATGTAAGCACACTACCCTGGCTTTTGACACCATGAATTTGTTTTGCCTCTTCTTgaacttcatgtaagtggaattatgtactgtgttcttttctgggccttgcttctttcattcaaagtaatattctttttttatgtttattcatttttgaaagacagagacagagcacaagcaggggtggggcagagagagagagggacacagaatttgaagcagctccgggctctgagctgtcagcacagagcccgacgcggggctcaactcacgaactgcgagatcatgacctgagccgaagtcagatgctcaacctactgagccacccaggcgcccctcaaagtaaTATTTCTGAGATTCATGCAGGTTGTTATGCATATCAGCAGTTCactctttttattattgtatacCCGTTATATGAATATACTATTACTTATCCATTCTACTATTGAAAgagatttgggttgtttccaggttttggcagttatgaatagtACAACTATTAGCATTCTTGAACATGATTTTTGGTGTACTCATGTACACATTTGTTAGATGGTCACTTTGGAATGattgtaaaatgtgaaaataaagtatGTAGGTACATTCAactagtttagttttttttttaatgtttatttattttgagggaggagggtcagaaagagagagagagattgagaatcccaggaaggccacatacccagcatggagccagacatgggactctctatctcacgaccgtgagatcaagagcttaaatcaagagtcggacactcaacttagccacccaggcacccctcaactagTTTTCTGAAGTAGTTGTACCAATCTCTGCTTCTACCAACTGTGTACGTGAGTTCCAAAAGTTTCCGCACAAGCCATCATTTGGTTTAATCAGACTTTTTCATTTATACTAGCTCATCTAGTGGGTATGTAGTGATCTCATGTGATTTCCTCCCaacatcttattttgttttatttatttatttatttatttatttatttatttatttttaaatgtttttatttatttttgagacagagacagagcatgagcaggggaggggcagcgcgagagggagacgcagaatccgaagcaggctccaggctcctagctgtcagcacagagcccgacgtggggctcaaactcacggagtgtgagatcatgacctgagctaaagtcagatggttaaccgactgagccacccaggcgcccccaacattttattttgaaaaaatatttaggcATACAGAAAAGTTGGAATATTTATACACTGACCATCCATATAACCATCAACCTCGGTTCTACAATTAACATTTTACTCTATGCAATTTATCACATATATATCCATCTATTGTTATTGTGGTTTTAGTTACATTTTCTTGTTGACCAGTGAAGTTGAGTAATGACCACCATTTCCTATGGCTAttgatttgtatatattacaaGCCTTTATTAGTAAGCttattcaggttttcttttcccttccctccacttTTTAGCTTGTccactttttcttatttatagatatttctttcttttataaatatcattTGGGAAACAGGCCCTTTGGGGGttatatattttgttagtttCCCACTGTTACTCTAACAATAActacaaacttagtggtttaaaacaacatgAATGTATTATCATACCATTCTAGAGGTTGGAAATCTGAAATCCATTTGGCTGGGCTAAAAGCAAGTGTCAGTGTTCCTGTGTTCCTTACATAGGatctagggaagaatccatttcctaGAGTTTTCCAGCTAGCATTCCTTGAATCATGGCGCCTTCCTCCACGTTCAAGGTGCATTACTCCAACTTCTGCTCCTGCGATCCCATTTTCTTCTTGGATTCTGACTCTTCTACCTTCCTTTTCCCATATAAGGATCCTATAAATACATTGGGCCCATCATAGATAATCCAGCTAATCTCCTTTCAAGATCCATAACTTAACCATATTGAAAAGTCACTttttccatgtaaagtaacatattcataggttctagggattaggatgtggatatcttGGAGAAgggcattattctgtctaccacgtatgttgcaaatatcttccactGCCTTAGGGCTTGTCTGTTTATTCAATTACTGTTGTTTCCATTGAAGtttctagttttaatttaatCCAATATGTCAAACTTTTCCTTTATGATTGGTGCTTTTTGTGTCCCATTTAAGAAATCTGTGCCTATACTCAAGTCATGCCGATACCCTCCTAGGTTTTTCATCTGGGATGTTATTGTTTTGTCGTTCACATTTAGAACTTCAATCTTCTCTGAATAGATTATTGTTTAATATGTGAAGTTGGGGAGGCCAGGGCTCACTTATTTCTGTGTAGATATCCAGTTCCTCTAACAACCAATGATTCATTGATAAGAATGCCCTTTCTCTACAGCTTTGCAGTGCTGTCTTTATTGTAGATCAGGCACCTATATTTGTGTGAGTTTCTGAAATCTCCCAGTGGTATCCACAGAACTTCCTGTGGTAATGGAAATGTTTGATATCTGTCCTTCCAGTATGGTAGCCGtatggctactgagcacttgataCATGGCTAGTATGACTGAGGAACTAAATCGTTGatgttacttaattttaattaagcaGCCATATGTGGCTTGTAGGCACCATATTCAACAGTGCAGCACATTGATCCATGGATCTATTTATGCCATAGATccctgtgccaataccatactctcttaattactgtagctttataattaGTCTTTACATTTGCTTCTTCTCTATCAAGATTGTATTAATCATTCTAAGCCTTTTGCTTTCCAtgtacactttatttatttgttttaaaatgtttgtttattgagagaggaagagcgagcatgagtggaggaggggcagagagagagagggagagagagagaatctgaagctgtccgcacagagcctgatgcgggacttgatctcatgaagcgtgagatcatgactggagctgaaattgagagtcggttgctcaactgactgagccacccaggagcccttccatgtacattttagaatcagcttgtcaatttcccCAAAAAACCCTGGTGTGATTTCAGTAAGAactgcattgaatttatagatcaattgGGGATAATTGGCATTGTTTTACTATTAAGATTTCTAGTTCACAAACATGCTATatcccttaattttattttctctcaataatgtgtgtgtgtgtgtgtgtgtgtgtgtgtgtgtgtgtgtgtgtgtgtatgtaaaggTCTTGCCCatcttttgttaaaattattgtTATGCATGTTATGTCTGTTGGCATTACTGTACAtagtattgttttaaaattattttctaaaggcAGGCATATCCTTGGTATGTTTTCAAGGGTGGAGAACTCCATGTTCTTATCCACATAAGGATAAGAGGGTTTGGAGGCCTCAGGGGTTCTTGTACAATTAGTCTTGTCTTTACTTAGCTCATATATCTAAAGTCTGTAGTTCTTGATGTCCTTAAGGTCAACAAGGAAGGAGTCCTCACCCCTGCAGAAGCAGGAACTAGAGTCCACCCTGGATAACAACTGTTAGTGAAAACATGGAGGCCCGAGATGAGAAATCCCAGACGTCTAGACCTTCGGACTCCAAATCCTTGACTATTACTTCCTCAACTCCCCAGCTATTAAAGTCTGAGTTGCCTACTGAGGAATtgatggggaagggacagaagctTGACACTCTGTCACCAAACATTTGGTCTGATGAAGATAATGATGAAATATTGGAGACCACAGACAGTGATGAACTGAAGGATAAAGCCCCCCCTGATCGACCATACTGGGCCAATAAAATTGAATACCTTCTGGCCCAGGTGGGCTTCTCTGTGGGGCTGAGCACCATCTGGCGCTTTCCTTACCTGTGTTTTCACAACGGAGGTGGTAAGCCTGGGGACCAGGAATCATGGACCCACAAGGGGGTGAGGAGCCAAAGGACTGTCCTTGCTACTCCGAGGTCTCTgggatatgggggggggggggggggcgggatttGGGATCCTGACTAGGACAGGAGGCAGGTACCTGAACACCTAGGATGTCGGGTGGGTGGGAGCAGGGTAGCTGAACATTTAGGTTCATGAGGATGGTGGAGCTGGAGGCCTGGGTCCAGGGTGGGCTGGAAACTAAGCATCTGGGTCTTCCAGAAACTGGGGGAGAAGGGACACCTGGGACTATGAGGGATGTGGAAACAGTTGAGCCCTGATGCCTGTGGCCCTGAGGGAGGTCACGGGGGGCGGGAGGAATGTGTTTTCCTGGCCCCCAAAGAAGTCTAGGCACTGAAAACCCAGGTGGTTCTCAGAGCCCTCCTGACTCCCTTGCACAGGCAGTTTTCTCATCATCTACATCCTCATGCTGTTCTTGATCGGGGTTCCTCTTCTATTCCTGGAGATGGCAGCTGGTCAGAGAATGCGTCAGGGCAGCATTGGTGTATGGAAGATCATCAGCCCCTGGATTGGTGGTGTGGGGTATACCAGCTTCATGGTGAGGAGTCCTGGGCTGCCCCGGCCTGCCCTTtacaccccactcccaccctgacCCTTGTCCTGGGATGGGTCCCACGACTTCACTTCCACAGGTCAAGTCTCTTCAGTTCCCAGTCCTCTGTCAGATCCCCTGCTTTCTGCTGGCCTACCTTTCTTCTCCTGTCTCCAGAATTCTGCTTGGTCCCTAGGTGTGCTGCATTGTGGGCTTGTACTACAGTGTGCTCATGGCCTGGAGTCTCTTCTATTTAGTTCAGTCTTTCCAGTCTCCACTGCCTTGGTCAGTGTGCCCCTTACTGAGGAACTCCAGTACTTATggtgagaagagagggaagaaaagggcaaTTGGGAGGGCTGAAAAAAGGATagggaaatgaagaaggaagaagattGTTGAGAAAATTGGGATGAGCAGGAAGATGTTTGAATGAGAttggaaggaggaggtggaggggaatTGGAAGGGGGAGTCACGTGGTCTTGCAGCTTCCTCCATGCCCAGTTCACCTCAGATCCTGAATGTGTGCGGACAACATCCACTACGTACTTTTGGTACCGGAATGTATTGAAGGCCACAGACAAAATCGAAATGGGTGGGCTACCAGTTAAGCATCTCAGTGTCTCTGTCTTTGTGACCTGGTTAATTATCTGCGTCTCCATGATCAGAGGACCCAAGTCCTCTGGAAAGGTGAGCCACTCTCTAACTTACTAATCTGATGGACTCCTTTCTACCTGAGACCCCCTAATATTCTCCTAACCTGATGCCTGTAGGCCTCTACCTTCTAACACATACTAATATGACCTTTGACTCAGTAGCCTTTGATCCTACTGTCCCAGCGTCTGTCTTTGCTGAACTCTGTTTCTGAATCATACTTCCCACTCAGATGCTGTATGTCTCAGTGATCCTTCCCTACTTcatccttttctgtctccttatcCGGAGTCTCACGCTGGAGGGTGCAAAATTTGGTCTCGACAGTTTGTTGGCTGCCCAGGTGAGGTGTCCCCTGCCCTTGAATTCTCTTACCCACATGGGGGGGTGTCAGGGACAGGATGGTTGTCAGTCTGGTAGAGGTCCTCCTAGTTCCCTCCTTCACCCCCTCTTCATCTTCCATCAGATCACAGACCCCTCCTCACTTTATATCTCAGTTTGCATGGTACTTCTCCCCAGGTGCCAGCTCTGTACTCTGTGGAAGTGTGGCGCCGGACAGGGAACCAGATCTTTTTATCCATGGGCCACGGCTTTGGCAGCTTCATCGCAATCAGCTCATACATCCCTCGATCCAACAACTGTGTCATGGATGCCTTTGCTGTGGCTCTTCTCAACTTGGTTGCCTCACTGACCGCCATGGTGTTTGTATTTGCCACAATGGGCCACTTGGccacaaagaacaacaacaaatgttTCGTAAAGTGAGCCCAATATTTCATATGCAGATCATCAAAAAGACCAAAGTCTTAGAAATAGCTCGTGGAATTCCAGCCTAGGCCCCCATCTAGGCTCAGTCAGTATGGGACCCTCAAATGGGAGCATCCTAAACTGTAGAAACACCTGAATcgctccatctctgtctctttcagggCTGCCTTTCTAAACTAGTAAAGCCCCAAACTCATAGGTTTTCAATGGTGTGTTCACCCCATTCTTAACTGGGGATTGCCATGGAAAATTAGGAGAACAGCTTTAGCTGAATCATTAGACaagaggcaaaaaataaaaaaattaaaaaaaagacccacagtACCAccagagcccccagagcccaTTCCTGATTTTCTTCTCCTATAAGATTCATTCTAAAAAATATCcatgaaacatttataaaacacctCCTATCTGCCAACCCTGTGTTGAGTTCTGGAAACACAACCAATGGTGAGGCAGACCACCATCCCTGCCCTAAAACAAACCACAGTCTTTTGAGGAAGCAGATACTAAAGATAATCACAAAGTAGATGATAACTGGTAGTAAGGGATGATGAAGAGACACAGAAGAGCAAACCACTAACTTCCTGGGGCAGTCAGAGAAGACCTTCCGGTGGAGGCAATCCCAAGCTGAGTCTGTCTCCTGACAAATAACCACCACTTAGCATGCTTTCATAATGTTTCCCATTCATAGACCTACATATAAAAACGTATCATTAAAAAGATCGGATCACACCATACTACTTTTCTGCAGCTTGTTGACTTGCCCTTATGGAAGTAAATCTTGAATAGCTTTCTATGGCAGTAAACAGAGTTTGGGGGGCTGAGTAAGGATGTGTAGGAATTTGCATATGGAGAATGGTATAGTGGTAGAATTTGGGTAGACTGGGATCAGAGTGGGTGGTGCTAGGCAGAGAGAACACCACGTGCCAGAGATACTGAGCAACGGGGAGCATGGCAAGTGGAAGCAGGCCTAATGGTTGAGTATGTCCAAAATAGAGAAGGTGAAGAGTTGTACATTAAGAGATGGGAGAGGCCAGCAGGTCAAGGAAGCTGAGAAGCTTTAACGTCGTCCTGAAATTGTCTAGTAGGAGGTATAGGTCCTAAAGCCCTCCATGACACTGTAGGAAAGACCCCTCCAGGTCTTAAGGCAGAAACTCTGTGGCCTCCTGCCGACACATTATGAAAGTAGGTGTCAGGCAGTGAGGGCCAGGACCCTGGAGACCCAGGTTTCAGTGCAGGCTGCACATTAACCAGATCAAAAACTCCAGACTAGTGGTTTTCCTTCTTGTGTGAAAGATAAGAGAGAAGTTATCTTAAAGGGCCAAATGGTTTATGTGATTCTACCCCTGTCCCCAGGAATGCCAAGACAGTGATGAATCTGATAGTTACCGGGGTGCTGCCTCCTGAGGTCCAGCCCCCAGACAGTCTGTATTATGAGCCAAGCTCCATCTACCCCAAATGGTTCAAGAACCTTCCTGAACAAATGAAAAGCATGATCCTTCCCCATTTGTCCAATTGCAACTTATCTGAACAATTGAAGGAGGTAGGTAGGGGTTGGGGATGGGGTCCAAATGTTCCCTTCAAAGCCCCCAGCACACCAGAAACGTCAGCTCTCCTTAGGTGCCTCTAGAATTCAGAAAGGCAATTCTCGGCAGCATCCTGAACAACCAGGACCAAGGTTCACAGTATCCTTCTGTGATAATGCAGGTGTAGCCTCCAGAGCACCAAGCACTAGAGTTCATATAAGCCTGTTCACCCCATCCCCAAAGAGTTGCCAGACTAGCAGCTGTTGTTGGAGGAAGTCCTCATGCCTCAAGGCCAGAGGAGTTTAACAATGTCCATCGACAGTGCTACAGGTCGTTTCctagaggaggagaggagaatgcAGTTAGGGTTCTACAGAATGAGCTCAGAGCCCTTACCATTCCTCCCTTCACCCACAGGTTATGGAGGGTCCTGGTGTGGCCTTTGTGGCAATTACTGATACCATCTCTGTGTTTTCTGGATCCACTGTCTGGGCCATCGTCATCTTCGTGTTGCTGGCAAACCTGGGGCTGAGCACCATGATAGGGGTCATGCAGGGCATTATTACCCCTCTCCAGGACACCTTCGCTTCCCTCAGGAAACAGACAAAACTGCTTACAGGTACTCGGACCTATGACCCCACTCCCACCTATGGCCATTGTCTAGCTTAACCCCACTGGGACTCTTATATAACCTAGTTTGAATTCTGACCTTGATACAAATCTGATGTTTTCCTTCAGTGGGCATCTGTGTGCTTATGTTCCTGGGCAGCCTCATTTTTGTGAGACCTTCTGGCAGCTACTATGTGAACCTGCTGGATGATTACTGggcatctctgcccctcctcctcattGTCATCTTGGAGAATGTGGCCATGGCCTGGATCTATGGAGCCAGGAGGTGATGTCCCAAGCCCAGGATCTCCAGCCATACACCCACACAGCTAGGGTCTCTAGGGAGTGTCGGCCCCTCTTGCTCTCACTGCCAGGTCTCTGATCCCAGGGCTTATGGAGAGCCCccaggagggtgggaaggaggaaggcctGGGCTGATGCCTGGAGAAAATAGCTGTAAAATGGAAAAGCAGTGAACAGACTATATCAACTCCTAGCAGCTCCTGAGCTCTACTTTTAGCCAGGATAGTGTGGGCATACAGTCCCTCACTTCTCAAATGTGCTCTGGACCAATAGCATTGGCATCGCCTgagagtttattaaaaatataaaaccctgGACTCTACCCCAGACCTTTGtatctgaattttaacaagaaCCCCAAGTAAATTGTCTGCACATTAACATTTGAGAAGCATTGTGTAATCCAAATGTGGCAGCAATTCTAGGTGATAGTGGTTCTTGGCATCAGTTGCTGATTCATACACTCACTCTCAAATATTGCCCAGAGTGTGCCCAAGGGGCAGGCAGGCCTTTTGAGCCCTGGGGATACTGGGATAAATTAGACCGAGTTTCTGCTCTCGGAGTCCAAAGGAGATGTATGTAAGCAGATTTGGGGGGCAGGGTAGTAAGCCTATGATAGAGGCAGCCGAGGGTACTCTGGGAACACAGATGGTTATGTAAAGAAGATTGAAGGGTCAGGCAAGGAGGGGATGCTTGAACAGAATCGAGACAGATGAAGGGGAGTTtgtcaagggaaagaaaaaaggagggcgCTCTAGGCAAAAGGAACCCGATGTACATATATGTTGGGGTTAAGAAGGTGCACCAAAGAAAGCTGGATAAGTGGGATTGAAGAAACTACATTAGGAACTCAGCCTTTATCCTGAGGGTGATGGAGgagagaaatgtttttgttttgttttttgttttgttttgttttaatcctgAGGCTGGGACAGAAATCAGACTGGAACGAGATGCATTCGAGGGAAGAAAACTGGTTGTGGAGGTGAACAGAAACGTTTAAGAAACGTGAAGCTCTGTCTCCCAGGCTGGGTTTGGATTGACCCCTCCACAAGGCTGGGAAAGGCCTGAACAGGCCCCTCCAAAGCCTCGTGGCCCTTCTTCCCAGGTTCCTTGCAGACCTGACTATCATGTTGGGCCGCCCCATCTCCCCCATCTTTCGTTGGCTGTggtgctttctgtctccatttgtGCTGCTAGTCCTGTTTGTAAACACCCTGATTCATCTGTGTCTGAAGAACATCACCTACTTGGCCTGGGACTCAAGCATTGTGAGCCTCTCTCTCAGACCCCAGAACCCCTTAGGGAGCGGGTGAGGACTTTGTGATCTTCTCTGGCCTCTAAGACTCTGCCACCTTATTCTCGGGTTCCCTGGGGACCCAGTTATCTAGTCTCTTGTCTCGGTTCATGTCCCTACCCCCAACCTCTGTAGCCTTCCTCTTCAGAGAAACTGGGTATTCTAAatcttccctttctccacagTCAAATGAGGTGATCCGAATTTACCCATCATGGGCTAAAGTCTTGCTCATCATCTCCATCGTCATTACCATCTTGCCTATCCCTGCCTACTTCCTGTACACACTCATTGATGTGGCTTTTCCAGTCTCCATGATTCACAGTAAGGTCACAGTTATCTTCAAACCTGAAGCTAAAGGGAACTCGCTGAAGCCCCATCCAGGGCTTCAGGTGATGCAAAGTCAAAAGGttgataaaatggataaataaccagggaaaaacctctctgccATGTGAGTAATTCATCTTGAAAATAAAGACTTGGTTTATTTGGCAAAACAtcgcttttgcttttttttttttcaaagtggaaCTCCCCGGCTGGCAACTTGACGTTAGAAAAGGTAAAAGTAGCAATTGCTAATGTAACTGGACTCaaagatgttttgttttcctggactGGGAAAGTTTTTCTGGCCAGATGGAGGTTGACACAGCAGTCATTCTCTGCATCTCCTACACTTGCCCTCACCAGACACATAATAATGGTGTTCTTTGACCTCCAGTATTTGGTTGATGGTGACGGCTGACCCCTACTTCTCCTAGGCTGCCTTCCTCTTGGAATTGGTGGTACATGTCAGGTCTGATCCCTACGAAACTAAGGTAAAAATGGTGCTGGTACCCGTGAAACTTTGCttttgtcatgaaaaaaaaaatgcccaactCCCACTCTTGCCTTCCATTGACTTTGTTCAATTCAAATGCTAGAATCCCAGGCCCTCTCTGCCTGGCCCTTCCTGTAAGGAAACAGATAAGAGACCATAGTCTCAGAAAGCAGTGGAGTCACCGATTATGGCAAAGTGGTTAACTATCTGCTAATTGGTGACTTCCTCCTGTCTCTCTTAAGCAGGAATAGCTGATCCATTTACCAAGTCTACCAAGGAGCTTAAACCTTTATccaacattatatatttttcctaagGTGGTCTAGGAGCCTGAAGGAAGGATATTTgccagagaatgagggagacagtAGAGGTTAACTTCAGAGTTTGAAGACTCAAGGAGGACTTCATTGAAGGCAATATGAcaacaaaataatacaaacaagACACACCATAGATTAAGACGCCTAAAGTGTAACATCAAGTATATTTCAAcaatcctctttatttctttc is drawn from Felis catus isolate Fca126 chromosome E2, F.catus_Fca126_mat1.0, whole genome shotgun sequence and contains these coding sequences:
- the SLC6A16 gene encoding orphan sodium- and chloride-dependent neurotransmitter transporter NTT5 isoform X3; protein product: MEARDEKSQTSRPSDSKSLTITSSTPQLLKSELPTEELMGKGQKLDTLSPNIWSDEDNDEILETTDSDELKDKAPPDRPYWANKIEYLLAQVGFSVGLSTIWRFPYLCFHNGGGSFLIIYILMLFLIGVPLLFLEMAAGQRMRQGSIGVWKIISPWIGGVGYTSFMVCCIVGLYYSVLMAWSLFYLVQSFQSPLPWSVCPLLRNSSTYDPECVRTTSTTYFWYRNVLKATDKIEMGGLPVKHLSVSVFVTWLIICVSMIRGPKSSGKMLYVSVILPYFILFCLLIRSLTLEGAKFGLDSLLAAQVPALYSVEVWRRTGNQIFLSMGHGFGSFIAISSYIPRSNNCVMDAFAVALLNLVASLTAMVFVFATMGHLATKNNNKCFVKNAKTVMNLIVTGVLPPEVQPPDSLYYEPSSIYPKWFKNLPEQMKSMILPHLSNCNLSEQLKEVMEGPGVAFVAITDTISVFSGSTVWAIVIFVLLANLGLSTMIGVMQGIITPLQDTFASLRKQTKLLTVGICVLMFLGSLIFVRPSGSYYVNLLDDYWASLPLLLIVILENVAMAWIYGARRPDYHVGPPHLPHLSLAVVLSVSICAASPVCKHPDSSVSEEHHLLGLGLKHFK
- the SLC6A16 gene encoding orphan sodium- and chloride-dependent neurotransmitter transporter NTT5 isoform X1, whose product is MEARDEKSQTSRPSDSKSLTITSSTPQLLKSELPTEELMGKGQKLDTLSPNIWSDEDNDEILETTDSDELKDKAPPDRPYWANKIEYLLAQVGFSVGLSTIWRFPYLCFHNGGGSFLIIYILMLFLIGVPLLFLEMAAGQRMRQGSIGVWKIISPWIGGVGYTSFMVCCIVGLYYSVLMAWSLFYLVQSFQSPLPWSVCPLLRNSSTYDPECVRTTSTTYFWYRNVLKATDKIEMGGLPVKHLSVSVFVTWLIICVSMIRGPKSSGKMLYVSVILPYFILFCLLIRSLTLEGAKFGLDSLLAAQVPALYSVEVWRRTGNQIFLSMGHGFGSFIAISSYIPRSNNCVMDAFAVALLNLVASLTAMVFVFATMGHLATKNNNKCFVKNAKTVMNLIVTGVLPPEVQPPDSLYYEPSSIYPKWFKNLPEQMKSMILPHLSNCNLSEQLKEVMEGPGVAFVAITDTISVFSGSTVWAIVIFVLLANLGLSTMIGVMQGIITPLQDTFASLRKQTKLLTVGICVLMFLGSLIFVRPSGSYYVNLLDDYWASLPLLLIVILENVAMAWIYGARRFLADLTIMLGRPISPIFRWLWCFLSPFVLLVLFVNTLIHLCLKNITYLAWDSSISNEVIRIYPSWAKVLLIISIVITILPIPAYFLYTLIDVAFPVSMIHSKVTVIFKPEAKGNSLKPHPGLQVMQSQKVDKMDK
- the SLC6A16 gene encoding orphan sodium- and chloride-dependent neurotransmitter transporter NTT5 isoform X5 — protein: MEARDEKSQTSRPSDSKSLTITSSTPQLLKSELPTEELMGKGQKLDTLSPNIWSDEDNDEILETTDSDELKDKAPPDRPYWANKIEYLLAQVGFSVGLSTIWRFPYLCFHNGGGSFLIIYILMLFLIGVPLLFLEMAAGQRMRQGSIGVWKIISPWIGGVGYTSFMVCCIVGLYYSVLMAWSLFYLVQSFQSPLPWSVCPLLRNSSTYDPECVRTTSTTYFWYRNVLKATDKIEMGGLPVKHLSVSVFVTWLIICVSMIRGPKSSGKMLYVSVILPYFILFCLLIRSLTLEGAKFGLDSLLAAQVPALYSVEVWRRTGNQIFLSMGHGFGSFIAISSYIPRSNNCVMDAFAVALLNLVASLTAMVFVFATMGHLATKNNNKCFVKNAKTVMNLIVTGVLPPEVQPPDSLYYEPSSIYPKWFKNLPEQMKSMILPHLSNCNLSEQLKEVMEGPGVAFVAITDTISVFSGSTVWAIVIFVLLANLGLSTMIGVMQGIITPLQDTFASLRKQTKLLTVGICVLMFLGSLIFVRPSGSYYVNLLDDYWASLPLLLIVILENVAMAWIYGARSQMR
- the SLC6A16 gene encoding orphan sodium- and chloride-dependent neurotransmitter transporter NTT5 isoform X2; translation: MEARDEKSQTSRPSDSKSLTITSSTPQLLKSELPTEELMGKGQKLDTLSPNIWSDEDNDEILETTDSDELKDKAPPDRPYWANKIEYLLAQVGFSVGLSTIWRFPYLCFHNGGGSFLIIYILMLFLIGVPLLFLEMAAGQRMRQGSIGVWKIISPWIGGVGYTSFMVCCIVGLYYSVLMAWSLFYLVQSFQSPLPWSVCPLLRNSSTYDPECVRTTSTTYFWYRNVLKATDKIEMGGLPVKHLSVSVFVTWLIICVSMIRGPKSSGKMLYVSVILPYFILFCLLIRSLTLEGAKFGLDSLLAAQVPALYSVEVWRRTGNQIFLSMGHGFGSFIAISSYIPRSNNCVMDAFAVALLNLVASLTAMVFVFATMGHLATKNNNKCFVKNAKTVMNLIVTGVLPPEVQPPDSLYYEPSSIYPKWFKNLPEQMKSMILPHLSNCNLSEQLKEVMEGPGVAFVAITDTISVFSGSTVWAIVIFVLLANLGLSTMIGVMQGIITPLQDTFASLRKQTKLLTVGICVLMFLGSLIFVRPSGSYYVNLLDDYWASLPLLLIVILENVAMAWIYGARRPDYHVGPPHLPHLSLAVVLSVSICAASPVCKHPDSSVSEEHHLLGLGLKHCEPLSQTPEPLRERVRTL